One Methanofollis sp. genomic window, TGGCAATCATGCCGCCGAGAAATGCGGCCGCGGTCTGCCACACACCGAGGCCCTCCTGCGCGAGAGGGAGGAACTCCACAAAAGAGACATAGATCATCACCCCGGCCGAGAAACCGAGCCCGACCGAGAGCATCCGGGTGTTTGTCCTGCTGGTGAAGAGGGCGGCAAGGCTTCCGATGCCGGTCGAGAGGCCGGCGAGCAGGGTCAGCCCGAAGGCCACCCAGACGGAGGCGGGGTCGGTCATCATGCAGGCAGGGAACCGATCGCCCGCACGGTTCTAATATTCACCGGTGGCGTTTCTCGAAGCGGGACTTTGTGCAGAACGCTGAGAAGTGCTCAAGTGTTCCTGCAGGACAGCCCCCTTTGCCGAAGTATTCGACCAATATTCCGATCTGCTCGATGGTCTCGGGATGGAGTTCGTGTTCCATGAAACACGCGTCTTTATCGGCGACGCCCTCGGGCACTTTGATAAGCATCAGGAAGGACTTGAGGGTGTCATGCCGTGACTTGATCACCCGCGCGATCCTCTCGCCCTCGGGCCTGAGGGTCACACCTTCGTACCGCCTGTACTCCACAAGGCCCATGGCGTCGAGTTTCTGGAACATCTCCACGACGCTGGAGGGACTGACGTCGAGTTCGCCTGCAACGTCCTTTGTCCGGGCATAGCCCTTTTCAAGGGAGACGTTCAGGATCGCCTCCAGATAGTCTTCGGCTTTTCTGGTGAGGGTGGTCACACCCTGTACGTTGGCCATACTCCATCAAAAATGGTTGGTCAGGCCTCCTGCCTCTGATTGAGGAGGAGCCAGCCGACAAGGAGAACAAAGGGCAGCAGGAGGACTGCCGGGCTGTACGGCGGCATAAAGCCGGCGACGAAACCCTCGATCGAGTTGAAGAATGCCTCGCTCTCCTCTCCCGCCGGGATGCCGCCACAGATCATACCGAAGATATCGCACCCGGCGATCAGGCCGACCATCGCCGCACCGAGGACGGCGGTGGCGCGGCGATCGAGATCGCCGGATGAGCGGGTGCCTGCGAGGAGGAATAGTCCTCCGAGGGCGACGACCAGACCGCCCC contains:
- a CDS encoding metal-dependent transcriptional regulator, with the protein product MANVQGVTTLTRKAEDYLEAILNVSLEKGYARTKDVAGELDVSPSSVVEMFQKLDAMGLVEYRRYEGVTLRPEGERIARVIKSRHDTLKSFLMLIKVPEGVADKDACFMEHELHPETIEQIGILVEYFGKGGCPAGTLEHFSAFCTKSRFEKRHR